CAGTAAACGGAACAAACTTTATTGATGTACTAAAGGCTTTCAATGAAGATCCAGAAACCTATGCAGTGATTATGATTGGGGAAATCGGCGGTACGGCTGAAGAAGAAGCAGCAGAATGGGTGAAAGCGAATATGACTAAACCCGTTGTCGGCTTTATCGGCGGACGTACAGCTCCTCCAGGAAAAAGAATGGGACATGCAGGTGCCATTATTTCAGGAGGAAAAGGAACAGCTGACGAAAAAATCCGCGTCATGAATGAATGTGGAATTCAGGTAGCGGAAACTCCTTCAGTAATGGGTGAAACACTAATTGCAGTGTTAAAAGAAAAAGGCTTATACGAACAATGTAAAACACATTAAATCAGCTTCTTGAATCGTTCTATACCTTTTATTAGGTGTGGAACGATTTTTTCTTCTATATAATAGTTCCTTGGTTGATCCTAAATAGGAGTGTGAGACAATTGAATACGAAAAGTAAACTAATTCATTTGCATCAATGCCGAGGTGCCGGCTGGAAAACAATGCGCAGTATTCTTACTAATGATCCCCTGTTATCCACCCTCTATACCAAATCCACGAAAGAGTGGGCAGAACTTTTAATGCTTCCCTCTGATAAACTTGATTCCTTTCTTCGCGACCTTCATTCACTCAATCTCCAAAAATTACTTGACCAGTATGATTCAAACGATATTGAAATACTCAGCTTTTTTGACAAAGACTATCCATACCTCTTAAAACAAATCTATGATCCACCTTGGATTCTTTATATGAAGGGAAACAGAGGCTATTTAAAAGATATGAATGGGATAGGTGTGGTAGGGGCGAGAAAACCGTCTATAAGCGGTCTACAGGCCCTAAAAAGCTTATTGCCGCCGCTGGTCCAAGCTGGATATCTAATCATTAGCGGAGTTGCAGAAGGAATTGATTCGGCCGCGCACCAATTGACACTAAAAGAAAAAGGGAAAACGATCGGTGTGTTAGGCGGCGGGCATTTCCATATTTATCCAAAGGGGAATATTCCGCTTGCTCAAGAAATGATGAAAAACGGCCTGCTTATATCTGAAACACCGCCGCAAAGGAGGGCGGAACCATGGATGTTTCCAATGAGAAATCGTATAATCAGCGGTTTGTCACGAGGAGTACTGGTGGTTGAGGCGAGACAAAAGAGCGGAACCTTGATTACCGCACAATGTGCGCTTGAACAAGGCAGAGAAGTATTTGCCGTGCCTGGAAGTCCAATACATGATTTATCAACTGGGACGAATCGGTTAATTCAAGAAGGTGCTAAACTAGTGCTGACAGCTAACGATATCATAGATGAACTTCCGATGCTTTCCCCTATAGATTGCTGACTATTTTAGGTGAGAATGAGATGACTCTTCAATCTATGTGTTTTTTCATAGGAATGCCAGTCAACTATTTTCCTCTAGGCAGATGACTAGCATTCTTCTTCATGCGTTCTAACAAATGGTTTGGTGCATTCTTCTGGTGTTTTTTAGACGCAAGTCGTGATCTCAAGTCGACCGGTGAAGGGACTAGCAAGGTTGACACCTTCTTATATGGATTGAAACATAGCCTGCTGTTTTCGAACGGTCATTCACTTTTTTAAAGGCAATAGAAATTGAAAACCGATGAATAAAAAGAGTAAGTGTGGGGTATGAAGAGAAGTGACCTTTTCAACGATTATTATCCTTTCTAACACAAAAAGGTTGTAATTATTGTAAAACTGTTATAAATTTTGCAACATAGGCCTTGGAAAACACATAAGCAGAATCAACCGTATTCAGAGGAAAATTCAACATAGAAATTCTAAACAAACATTGACAAATCAATTTTTTATAACTAATAATAGTGGAGATTTATATTCCCTCTTGAGGAGGAACTTTTTAATGTCAGAGTTTTTGGTAATAGTAGAGTCACCAGCAAAGGCAAAAACAATTGAAAAATATCTAGGAAAAAAATATAAAGTTAAGGCATCTATGGGACATATACGTGATCTGCCTAAGAGTCAAATGGGTGTAGACGTCGAACATAATTATGACCCTAAGTATATAACAATCCGGGGTAAAGGCCCCGTTCTAAAAGAATTAAAAACAGCTGCTAAAAAAGCTAAAAAAATATATCTCGCGGCTGACCCCGACAGAGAAGGGGAGGCCATTGCTTGGCACCTTGCTCAGAGTCTTAATGTAGATATAACATCCGATTGCCGCGTCGTCTTTAACGAAATTACCAAGGATGCGATTAAAGAATCGTTTAAAACACCTAGACCGATTAACATGAACTTGGTTGATGCTCAGCAGGCTAGACGTGTGCTGGATCGTCTTGTTGGATATAATATTAGTCCACTGCTTTGGAAAAAGGTAAAAAAAGGATTGAGCGCAGGTCGTGTACAATCCGTAGCAGTAAGGATGATTATTGATCGCGAAAGAGAGATCCAAGCATTTGTACCGGAAGAATATTGGACCATTAAAGCAGATTTCCTAAAAGGAAAAGAACAGTTTGAGGGTTCTTTCTTCAGCTTGGATGGCAAACGAACGGAATTGCATTCTGAAGAGGATGTTAAGAAGATTGTTGCAGCCATTAAAGGGAATGAATTTGCAATTTCGAATGTAACGAAAAAAGAAAGAAAACGAAATCCAGCTGCACCGTTTACAACTTCTTCCCTTCAACAGGAAGCTGCTCGGAAATTAAATTATCGTGCTAAGAAAACGATGATGCTTGCTCAGCAGCTATACGAAGGAATCGATTTAGGTAAGGGACAAGGTACAGTTGGTTTAATTACGTATATGAGAACAGACTCTACTCGAATTTCTGATGTGGCTAAGCTTGAAGCACAATCATTTATCGAAAATATGTTTGGCAAAGAATACTTCCAGACCGAGCTGCGTAAAGAGAAGAAACAAACAAATGCTCAGGATGCTCATGAAGCGGTAAGGCCGACAAGTATCCTGCGTGAACCTAGCACTGTTAAAGAATTCTTGTCTAGAGATCAGTATAGATTGTATAAACTAATTTGGGAGCGTTTTGTATCAAGTCAAATGGCCTCCGCTATTATGGATACAATGAGCATTGACTTGAAAAATGGCGACATCATTTTCCGGGCAAATGGATCGAAAATCAAATTCCCTGGTTTCATGAAGGTATACGTTGAAGGTACGGATGATTCAATTGAAGAAAAAGAAAATCTCCTGCCAGATGTGAAAGAGGGAGATACCTTCTTTTCTAAGGACGTGGATCCAAAACAGCATTTCACTCAGCCGCCTCCACGTTATACTGAAGCAAGACTGGTAAGAACGCTTGAAGAATTAGGTATAGGCAGACCGTCTACCTATGCGCCGACTTTAGATACCATTCAAAAGAGGGGATATGTGTCCCTTGATAATAAACGGTTTGTCCCGACGGAGCTCGGGGAAATAGTTCTTGAATTAGTAAGAGAATTTTTCCCAGAAATCCTTGATGCGGCATTCACAGCAAAAATGGAACAGGAATTTGATAATGTTGAAGCAGGGAGCCTTGAATGGATTAAGGTTATTGATGATTTTTACCAAGGTTTTGAAAAGAACCTCATCAAAGCAGAAGCTGAGATGGAAAAGGTTGAAATTAAAGATGAGCCTGCTGGTGAAGATTGTGAAGAATGTGGACATGAGATGGTCTTTAAAATGGGCCGTTACGGTAAGTTTA
The Peribacillus sp. FSL H8-0477 genome window above contains:
- the dprA gene encoding DNA-processing protein DprA, with product MNTKSKLIHLHQCRGAGWKTMRSILTNDPLLSTLYTKSTKEWAELLMLPSDKLDSFLRDLHSLNLQKLLDQYDSNDIEILSFFDKDYPYLLKQIYDPPWILYMKGNRGYLKDMNGIGVVGARKPSISGLQALKSLLPPLVQAGYLIISGVAEGIDSAAHQLTLKEKGKTIGVLGGGHFHIYPKGNIPLAQEMMKNGLLISETPPQRRAEPWMFPMRNRIISGLSRGVLVVEARQKSGTLITAQCALEQGREVFAVPGSPIHDLSTGTNRLIQEGAKLVLTANDIIDELPMLSPIDC
- the topA gene encoding type I DNA topoisomerase is translated as MSEFLVIVESPAKAKTIEKYLGKKYKVKASMGHIRDLPKSQMGVDVEHNYDPKYITIRGKGPVLKELKTAAKKAKKIYLAADPDREGEAIAWHLAQSLNVDITSDCRVVFNEITKDAIKESFKTPRPINMNLVDAQQARRVLDRLVGYNISPLLWKKVKKGLSAGRVQSVAVRMIIDREREIQAFVPEEYWTIKADFLKGKEQFEGSFFSLDGKRTELHSEEDVKKIVAAIKGNEFAISNVTKKERKRNPAAPFTTSSLQQEAARKLNYRAKKTMMLAQQLYEGIDLGKGQGTVGLITYMRTDSTRISDVAKLEAQSFIENMFGKEYFQTELRKEKKQTNAQDAHEAVRPTSILREPSTVKEFLSRDQYRLYKLIWERFVSSQMASAIMDTMSIDLKNGDIIFRANGSKIKFPGFMKVYVEGTDDSIEEKENLLPDVKEGDTFFSKDVDPKQHFTQPPPRYTEARLVRTLEELGIGRPSTYAPTLDTIQKRGYVSLDNKRFVPTELGEIVLELVREFFPEILDAAFTAKMEQEFDNVEAGSLEWIKVIDDFYQGFEKNLIKAEAEMEKVEIKDEPAGEDCEECGHEMVFKMGRYGKFMACSHFPECRNTKAIVKEIGVKCPTCHEGNVIERKSKKRRIFYGCDQYPSCEFISWDKPLARPCPKCESTMVEKKLKKGVQVQCVECDYKEAPLS